In the genome of Triticum urartu cultivar G1812 chromosome 5, Tu2.1, whole genome shotgun sequence, one region contains:
- the LOC125556343 gene encoding uncharacterized protein LOC125556343 produces the protein MAAMTAIRRAALACRVSSRVLSHSFASSAASHSRASPTLLGHFYHPMCPQDPQAFQLPPPAAPAFQPLTASSPRLSLDFLPDIFDYTLYDSHRGLLLLRRKPRFDTRGFLVCDPVSRRHALLPPPPISSLNGGHVFGSALLSRGAADPEGGLRFEVLCVALDVDRPRAWVASFRDGWCRWAALPRSREVTVDFDAMRFEGMCVHAAGGMYWHILGSPSALALDAATMEFSFLRAPEMMWGELDGLHKYRIGEMPEDGRLCVASLEEQHGLQMCVRGNGDNGWVLERRIPMDEVFDTVPSLPKDPQRRHARLWLGDVDQGRTGRVFINTLGFGNFSYDMNTKKLEYLAAQEDGMTFGHPIFAYFSALDCCSASA, from the coding sequence ATGGCCGCGATGACCGCCATCCGCCGCGCTGCCCTCGCCTGCCGCGTCTCGAGCCGCGTCCTCTCCCACTCCTtcgcctcctccgccgcctcccaCTCGCGCGCCTCTCCCACCCTCCTCGGCCACTTCTACCACCCCATGTGCCCGCAGGACCCGCAGGCCTTCCAgctgccgccgcccgccgcgccggCCTTCCAGCCCCTCACCGCCTCCTCCCCGCGCCTCTCCCTCGACTTCCTCCCCGACATCTTCGACTACACCCTCTACGACTCCCACCGTGGCCTCCTGCTCCTCCGCCGGAAGCCCCGGTTCGACACCCGCGGCTTCCTCGTCTGCGACCCCGTCTCGCGCCGCCACGCGCTGCTGCCCCCGCCGCCCATCTCCTCCCTCAACGGCGGCCATGTCTTCGGCTCCGCGCTCCTCTCCCGCGGCGCCGCGGACCCCGAGGGCGGGCTCCGGTTCGAGGTCCTCTGCGTCGCCCTCGACGTGGACCGCCCGCGCGCCTGGGTCGCGTCCTTCCGCGACGGCTGGTGCCGCTGGGCCGCGCTGCCGCGCTCGCGCGAGGTCACCGTCGACTTCGACGCCATGAGGTTCGAGGGCATGTGCGTGCACGCCGCGGGGGGCATGTACTGGCACATCCTCGGCAGCCCCTCCGCGCTCGCGCTCGACGCCGCCACCATGGAGTTCTCCTTCCTCCGGGCCCCGGAGATGATGTGGGGCGAGCTCGACGGGCTCCACAAGTACCGCATCGGCGAGATGCCCGAGGACGGACGGCTGTGCGTCGCGTCGCTGGAGGAGCAGCATGGCCTCCAGATGTGCGTGCGTGGCAATGGGGACAACGGCTGGGTGCTGGAGAGGCGCATACCCATGGACGAGGTGTTCGACACCGTGCCGTCCCTGCCCAAGGATCCCCAGAGGCGGCACGCCAGGCTGTGGCTGGGCGACGTCGACCAGGGGCGGACCGGGAGGGTCTTCATCAACACCCTGGGCTTCGGCAACTTCTCCTACGACATGAACACCAAGAAGCTGGAATATTTGGCGGCCCAAGAAGATGGCATGACATTTGGTCACCCTATATTTGCCTACTTCTCTGCTCTAGACTGCTGCTCTGCCTCTGCGTGA